A region of Crenobacter cavernae DNA encodes the following proteins:
- the gspG gene encoding type II secretion system major pseudopilin GspG yields MKTRSKTAALRGFTLIEVLVVIAILGVLAALVVPKIMSRPDEARVVAAKQDIASLGQALKLYRLDNGRYPSAEQGLSALAERPTIAPLPKNWKPGGYLERLPQDPWGNAYQYASPGTHGEFDIWSLGADGEAGGEGNDADIGNWTL; encoded by the coding sequence ATGAAGACCCGTAGCAAAACCGCCGCGCTGCGCGGCTTTACCCTGATCGAAGTGCTGGTGGTGATCGCCATCCTCGGCGTGCTCGCCGCGCTGGTCGTGCCCAAGATAATGAGCCGCCCCGACGAGGCGCGCGTCGTCGCGGCGAAACAGGACATCGCTTCGCTCGGCCAGGCGCTGAAGCTCTACCGGCTCGACAACGGCCGCTACCCGAGTGCCGAGCAGGGCTTGTCCGCGCTTGCCGAGAGGCCGACGATCGCGCCGCTGCCCAAGAACTGGAAGCCGGGCGGTTACCTCGAGCGGCTGCCGCAGGACCCGTGGGGCAACGCTTACCAGTACGCGAGCCCGGGCACGCACGGCGAGTTCGATATCTGGAGCCTCGGCGCCGACGGCGAGGCCGGCGGCGAGGGCAACGACGCCGACATCGGCAACTGGACGCTGTAA
- the gspF gene encoding type II secretion system inner membrane protein GspF codes for MAAFRYQAYLPDGSVKEGVIEADSARAARARLREEGLLPSNVEEIASKSRRRKRLPGVLLAMLTRQLATLLSAGLPLERALAALIEQAEEPASRELLSSLRSRVLEGMSLSSALAEAPHAFSPLYVAMVAAGEASGRLDEVLERLSQHLETRQDLQQKVVFALAYPAVVTLVAIGVVAALMAYVVPQVAEVFTQTRQTLPLLTRLLMAASGFLREWGIVCLIAIAGVAIGFARLMKIPAWRERVEVRLLRLPLVGRLLTAVNTARLAGTLSILVGSGVPLLTALETAKSLMNLAPLKQAVSDAMARLREGSTLSRSLAETKLFPPVLVQLVQSGEASGSLATMLDRAAREQAQQVERRLAALTTLFEPLLILGMGAVVLIIVLAIMLPIIDMNQMVR; via the coding sequence ATGGCCGCTTTCCGCTACCAGGCCTACCTGCCGGACGGCAGTGTGAAAGAAGGCGTGATCGAGGCCGACTCGGCGCGCGCCGCGCGTGCGCGTCTGCGCGAGGAAGGTCTGCTGCCGTCTAATGTCGAAGAAATCGCTTCGAAGTCGCGCCGGCGCAAGCGCCTGCCGGGCGTGCTGCTCGCGATGCTGACGCGGCAGCTGGCGACGCTGTTGTCGGCCGGCCTGCCGCTCGAGCGCGCGCTCGCCGCGCTAATCGAACAGGCCGAGGAGCCGGCGTCGCGCGAACTGTTATCGTCGCTCAGGAGCCGCGTGCTCGAAGGCATGAGCCTGTCGAGCGCGCTGGCCGAGGCGCCGCACGCGTTTTCACCGCTCTACGTCGCGATGGTCGCCGCCGGCGAGGCGAGCGGCCGGCTGGACGAGGTGCTCGAGCGGCTGTCGCAGCACCTGGAGACGCGGCAGGACCTGCAGCAGAAGGTGGTGTTCGCGCTCGCCTACCCGGCGGTGGTGACGCTGGTCGCGATCGGCGTCGTCGCCGCGCTGATGGCCTACGTCGTGCCGCAGGTCGCCGAGGTGTTCACGCAGACGCGCCAGACGCTGCCGCTCTTGACGCGGCTCCTGATGGCGGCGAGTGGATTCCTACGCGAGTGGGGCATCGTCTGCCTGATCGCGATCGCTGGTGTCGCTATAGGCTTCGCGCGGCTGATGAAGATTCCCGCTTGGCGCGAGCGCGTCGAGGTGCGGCTGTTGCGTCTGCCTCTCGTAGGCCGGCTGTTGACCGCGGTCAACACCGCGCGGCTCGCCGGCACCCTGTCCATCCTGGTCGGCAGCGGCGTGCCGCTCTTGACCGCGCTAGAAACGGCGAAGAGCCTGATGAATCTTGCACCGTTGAAACAGGCGGTCTCCGACGCGATGGCGCGCCTGCGCGAAGGCAGCACGCTGTCGCGCTCGTTGGCCGAGACCAAACTCTTCCCGCCGGTGCTGGTGCAGCTGGTGCAGAGCGGCGAGGCGAGCGGCAGCCTCGCGACCATGCTCGACCGCGCTGCGCGCGAGCAGGCGCAACAGGTCGAACGGCGGCTGGCCGCGCTGACGACGCTGTTCGAACCCTTACTCATCCTCGGCATGGGGGCGGTGGTGCTGATCATCGTGCTCGCCATCATGCTGCCTATCATCGACATGAACCAGATGGTGCGTTGA
- the gspE gene encoding type II secretion system ATPase GspE, translating into MNAPADKRLKPLLSFGFAQTNRVALADGAAGRTMSITQATASTAWAEVLRVYGRVDVIETLEPSVFDKRLAELYSDGAGDTAELVDDLGQEVDLSRLIETLPAVEDLLEADDDAPIIRMINALFTQALRDGASDLHIEPFEDHSVVRFRRDGVLRDVARPHRALHGALVSRIKIMAALDIAEKRLPQDGRISLRLAGRPVDVRVSTLPTAHGERAVLRLLDKDGARLDLATLGMARPTLDRVDSLISQPHGILLVTGPTGSGKTTTLYAALSRLDASHTNIMTVEDPVEYQLAGVGQTQVNPKIDMSFAKALRAILRQDPDVIMIGEIRDLETAQIAVQASLTGHLVLATLHTNDAASAVTRLTDMGVEPFLLASSLLGVMAQRLVRRLCPECKAPHPLPLEDFPDTKHYRPVGCPACSGNGYRGRYGIYELLEIDDTLRRLIHDRAPEAELRAHAVKNGMKSLRDDGLRWVRSGETALEEVLRATRA; encoded by the coding sequence GTGAACGCACCCGCGGACAAGAGGCTCAAGCCGCTGCTGAGCTTCGGCTTCGCGCAGACCAACCGTGTCGCGCTCGCCGACGGCGCGGCCGGCCGGACGATGTCGATCACCCAGGCGACGGCGTCGACCGCGTGGGCCGAGGTGCTGCGCGTGTACGGACGGGTCGACGTCATCGAGACGCTGGAGCCTTCCGTTTTCGACAAGAGGTTGGCCGAGCTCTATTCGGACGGCGCCGGCGATACCGCCGAGCTGGTCGACGACCTCGGCCAGGAGGTCGACCTGTCGCGGCTGATCGAGACGCTGCCGGCGGTGGAAGACCTGCTCGAAGCCGACGACGACGCGCCCATCATCCGCATGATCAACGCGCTGTTCACGCAGGCGCTGCGCGACGGGGCGTCCGACCTGCACATCGAACCGTTCGAGGACCACTCGGTCGTGCGCTTCAGGCGCGACGGCGTGCTGCGCGACGTCGCGCGCCCGCATCGCGCGCTGCACGGCGCGCTGGTGTCGCGCATCAAGATCATGGCCGCGCTCGACATCGCCGAGAAACGGCTGCCGCAGGACGGCAGGATTAGCCTGCGGCTCGCCGGCCGGCCGGTAGACGTGCGCGTATCGACCTTGCCGACCGCGCACGGCGAGCGCGCGGTGCTGCGTTTGCTTGATAAAGACGGGGCGCGGTTGGATCTGGCGACGCTTGGCATGGCTCGGCCAACGTTGGACCGCGTAGACAGTCTGATAAGCCAGCCGCACGGCATCCTGCTCGTGACCGGGCCGACTGGCTCGGGCAAGACGACGACGCTGTACGCGGCGCTGTCGAGGCTCGACGCGAGCCACACCAACATCATGACGGTAGAGGACCCGGTAGAGTACCAACTCGCCGGCGTCGGCCAGACGCAGGTCAACCCGAAGATCGACATGAGCTTCGCGAAGGCGCTGCGCGCGATCCTGCGCCAGGACCCGGACGTAATCATGATCGGCGAGATCCGCGACCTGGAGACCGCACAGATCGCGGTGCAGGCGAGCCTGACCGGCCACCTGGTGCTGGCCACGCTGCACACCAACGACGCGGCGAGCGCGGTGACGCGGCTCACCGACATGGGCGTAGAGCCGTTTCTGCTGGCGTCGTCCTTGCTCGGCGTGATGGCTCAGCGCCTCGTGCGCCGGCTGTGTCCCGAGTGCAAGGCGCCGCACCCGCTGCCGCTAGAAGACTTCCCCGACACGAAGCACTACCGGCCGGTAGGCTGCCCGGCGTGCTCCGGCAACGGCTACCGCGGCCGTTACGGCATCTATGAACTGCTCGAAATCGACGACACGCTGCGCCGGCTGATCCACGACCGTGCGCCAGAGGCCGAGCTGCGCGCGCACGCCGTGAAAAACGGCATGAAGAGCCTGCGCGACGACGGCCTGCGCTGGGTGCGCTCGGGCGAGACCGCGCTCGAAGAAGTGCTGCGCGCGACGAGGGCCTGA
- the gspD gene encoding type II secretion system secretin GspD, translating into MRFVRLAVAAASFMALQALAQTDEVMLNFVNADIESVVKAVGEISGRNFVIDPRVKGTVNIVSSRPVPRAFAYQILLSSLRLQGYTAVDGQGVTKILPEADAKLHAGARTRSAGANQLVTKVFRLKHGNASQLVPVIRPLVSPNNPVAAFPQANALIVTDYADNLRRIEAIVESVEAGASDDLAVLPVQFASAVELATLMSKLMQETGGAGTEGGKLSILPDSRANALLVRADTPGKLAKVKSLLRTLDVPSQAGSNVRVVYLKNAEAVKVAATLRALLGQEGGSARAAASVGSAGGAAASAATASATSSSDSGDLAGSPIQADPANNAIIVNAPDAMYQNLRNVIDLLDRRRAQVYVEALIVELSAERAAELGVQWQGLSGFGKGGTQVIGGTNFPNTGNPGIISTSISPGVLAGSSGLNVGILNGTVNIPGLGTITNLGFLARALERTAEGNVLSTPNLMTLDNEEARIVIGQNVPFLTGQFSNTGGGTTPTSPFQTFERRDVGITLKLTPQISEGGLVRLKIFQEASSVDEASRNNPAGLTTNKRSIETSVQVDDGNIVAIGGLIQDTSSDGVDQVPLLGDIPGLGWLFKFQKKTRKKTNLMVFLRPVIMRDGGSAERLAGDRYDYLLGERRQQATKKLELAAPYSINGDSAIESELARRAGAPR; encoded by the coding sequence ATGCGATTCGTAAGACTGGCCGTGGCGGCCGCGAGCTTCATGGCCCTCCAGGCCCTGGCCCAAACCGACGAGGTGATGCTGAACTTCGTCAACGCCGACATCGAATCGGTGGTGAAGGCGGTGGGGGAGATCTCCGGCCGCAACTTCGTGATCGACCCGCGCGTGAAGGGCACGGTCAACATCGTGTCGTCCCGGCCGGTGCCGCGTGCGTTCGCCTACCAGATCCTGCTGTCGTCGCTGCGCCTGCAGGGCTACACCGCGGTAGACGGGCAGGGCGTGACCAAGATACTGCCCGAGGCCGATGCCAAGTTGCACGCCGGCGCGCGCACTCGCAGCGCCGGTGCCAACCAGCTCGTGACCAAGGTGTTCCGTCTGAAGCACGGCAATGCGAGCCAGCTGGTGCCGGTGATCCGGCCGCTGGTATCGCCTAACAACCCGGTCGCCGCTTTCCCGCAGGCCAACGCGCTGATCGTCACCGACTATGCGGACAACCTGCGCCGCATCGAGGCGATCGTCGAGTCGGTAGAAGCCGGCGCGTCGGACGACCTCGCTGTGCTGCCGGTGCAGTTCGCCTCGGCGGTCGAGCTGGCGACGCTGATGTCGAAACTGATGCAGGAGACCGGCGGTGCCGGTACCGAGGGCGGCAAGCTGTCCATCCTGCCCGACTCGCGTGCCAATGCCTTGCTGGTGCGCGCCGACACGCCGGGCAAGCTGGCCAAGGTGAAGAGCCTCTTGAGGACGCTCGACGTGCCGAGCCAGGCCGGCTCGAACGTGCGCGTCGTTTACCTGAAGAACGCCGAGGCGGTGAAGGTCGCCGCGACGCTGCGTGCGCTGCTCGGCCAGGAGGGCGGCAGCGCGCGCGCGGCGGCGAGTGTGGGCTCGGCCGGTGGCGCGGCGGCCAGTGCCGCGACCGCCAGCGCGACGAGTTCCAGCGACAGCGGCGACCTCGCCGGCTCGCCGATCCAGGCCGACCCGGCCAACAACGCGATCATCGTCAACGCGCCGGACGCGATGTACCAGAACCTGCGCAACGTGATCGACCTGTTGGACCGGCGCCGCGCGCAGGTCTACGTCGAGGCGCTGATCGTCGAACTGTCGGCCGAGCGCGCGGCTGAGCTCGGCGTGCAGTGGCAGGGGTTGTCGGGCTTCGGCAAGGGCGGCACGCAGGTGATCGGCGGCACCAACTTCCCGAACACCGGCAACCCGGGGATTATCAGCACGTCGATCTCGCCGGGCGTGCTTGCCGGTTCGAGCGGCCTGAACGTCGGCATCCTCAACGGCACGGTCAACATCCCGGGCCTCGGCACGATCACCAACCTCGGCTTCCTCGCGCGCGCGCTCGAGCGCACCGCCGAGGGCAACGTGCTGTCGACGCCTAACCTGATGACGCTCGACAACGAGGAGGCGCGCATCGTCATCGGCCAGAACGTGCCGTTCCTGACCGGCCAGTTCAGCAACACCGGCGGCGGCACGACGCCCACGTCGCCGTTCCAGACCTTCGAACGGCGCGACGTCGGCATCACCTTGAAGCTGACGCCGCAGATCTCCGAGGGCGGGCTCGTGCGACTGAAGATCTTCCAGGAGGCGTCGTCGGTCGACGAGGCGAGCCGCAACAACCCGGCCGGCCTGACCACCAACAAGCGCTCGATCGAGACGTCGGTGCAGGTCGACGACGGCAATATCGTCGCGATCGGCGGGCTGATCCAGGACACGTCCAGCGACGGCGTCGACCAGGTGCCGCTGCTCGGCGACATTCCGGGCCTCGGCTGGCTGTTCAAGTTCCAGAAGAAGACGCGCAAGAAGACCAACCTGATGGTGTTCCTGCGCCCGGTGATCATGCGCGACGGCGGGTCGGCCGAACGCCTGGCCGGCGACCGCTACGATTATCTGCTGGGCGAGCGCCGGCAGCAGGCGACGAAGAAGCTCGAGCTGGCGGCGCCGTACTCGATCAACGGCGATTCGGCGATCGAATCGGAACTCGCGCGCCGCGCCGGAGCGCCGCGGTGA
- a CDS encoding methyl-accepting chemotaxis protein, whose product MFRSLSLRQKLVAALALTIVVLLAATLSYSNFLSREVVLKRLSDQELPAVVTSIGNDVEGRIAVPMALSQHIASNTFVGDWVARGEPADELGRWTHYAMQTREDSKADTVFFASAKTLHYYDQKGLSRTIDPQKEKWFGNFMGSGQPKELALDIDAASATKDLTLFINVRMPQGAGLAGLGIKMSDLSKTIAQMKIGQSGIVYLVDGQGQVKVHADVAKVGRDSLKTLPEFQPVVSELLSGKPFDMQRVERDGEGYVVASRFLPTLNWYVVAEIPEKELYGELDLAVSKVLLVGVVLAVVFILLAVLFADRLTRPLRRMGSLLKDIAEGEGDLRQRLPVQGRDELSEVATHFNRFIERVQGIVAQVKSTADALNRGAQRVDNMAEGTRDDVVRQSEHSRSLGQSLQEVGATVEEVASNASQAASSASQAAGQSEHGQRVVQDSIVKIRGVGEAMARSGEVIAQLAAQSEEIGKVLDVIGDVADQTNLLALNAAIEAARAGEAGRGFAVVADEVRNLAHKTNQSTAEIQTIIVRLQQQAREAVSTMESGTGLTQVGIEASQSAGRVLDEIAEMVGQINDLNLRVATATEQQSAALKNITGSIVEINAVNERTEHASTETSGACRDLKRLAGELENLVKQFHV is encoded by the coding sequence ATGTTCAGGAGTCTGTCTTTGCGGCAGAAATTGGTGGCAGCGCTGGCGCTGACGATCGTGGTGCTGCTGGCCGCGACGCTGAGCTACAGCAACTTCCTGAGCCGAGAGGTGGTGCTCAAGCGCTTGAGCGATCAGGAGCTGCCGGCGGTGGTGACGTCGATCGGCAACGACGTCGAAGGGCGGATCGCGGTGCCGATGGCGTTGTCGCAGCATATTGCGTCCAATACCTTCGTCGGCGACTGGGTCGCACGCGGCGAGCCGGCGGACGAGCTGGGGCGCTGGACGCATTACGCGATGCAGACGCGCGAGGACAGCAAGGCCGACACGGTGTTCTTCGCGTCGGCAAAGACGCTGCACTATTACGACCAGAAGGGTCTGAGCCGCACCATCGATCCACAGAAGGAGAAGTGGTTCGGCAACTTCATGGGTTCGGGCCAGCCGAAAGAGCTTGCGCTCGATATCGATGCAGCGTCAGCGACCAAGGACCTGACGCTGTTCATCAACGTGCGCATGCCGCAGGGTGCGGGGCTGGCTGGCCTCGGTATCAAGATGTCTGATCTGTCCAAGACCATCGCACAGATGAAGATCGGCCAGAGCGGCATCGTCTATCTCGTCGACGGGCAGGGGCAGGTCAAGGTGCACGCCGATGTGGCCAAGGTTGGCCGAGACTCGCTGAAGACCTTGCCCGAGTTCCAGCCGGTCGTCAGCGAACTCCTGTCGGGTAAGCCGTTTGATATGCAGAGGGTTGAGCGCGATGGCGAAGGCTACGTGGTCGCCAGCCGTTTCCTGCCGACGCTGAACTGGTACGTCGTCGCCGAGATTCCGGAGAAAGAGCTGTACGGCGAACTTGATTTGGCGGTAAGCAAGGTCCTGCTGGTCGGGGTTGTGCTGGCGGTGGTCTTCATCTTGCTGGCGGTGCTGTTCGCCGATCGCCTGACGCGCCCGCTGCGCCGCATGGGTAGCCTGCTGAAGGACATCGCCGAGGGCGAGGGCGACCTGAGGCAGCGTCTGCCGGTGCAGGGGCGAGACGAGCTGTCCGAAGTGGCCACGCACTTCAACCGCTTCATCGAGCGCGTGCAGGGCATCGTTGCCCAGGTGAAATCGACCGCCGATGCGCTCAACCGCGGCGCGCAGCGGGTCGACAATATGGCCGAGGGCACACGCGACGACGTGGTGCGCCAGAGCGAACATTCGCGTTCGCTCGGCCAGTCGCTGCAGGAAGTGGGGGCCACCGTCGAGGAGGTCGCCAGCAACGCGAGCCAGGCAGCGAGCTCGGCCAGCCAGGCGGCCGGTCAGTCGGAGCACGGCCAGCGCGTGGTGCAGGACAGCATCGTTAAGATCCGCGGCGTCGGCGAGGCGATGGCGCGTTCAGGCGAGGTGATCGCGCAATTGGCGGCACAGTCCGAGGAAATCGGCAAGGTGCTCGACGTGATAGGCGATGTGGCCGACCAGACCAACCTCCTGGCGCTGAATGCGGCGATCGAGGCGGCGCGCGCCGGCGAGGCCGGTCGCGGTTTCGCGGTGGTCGCCGACGAGGTGCGCAACCTCGCTCACAAGACCAACCAGTCGACCGCCGAGATCCAGACGATCATCGTGCGGCTGCAGCAGCAGGCGCGCGAAGCGGTCAGCACGATGGAGTCGGGCACCGGGCTGACGCAGGTCGGCATCGAGGCGTCGCAGAGCGCGGGCCGCGTGCTCGACGAGATCGCCGAGATGGTCGGCCAGATCAACGACCTGAACCTGAGGGTGGCGACGGCGACCGAGCAGCAGAGCGCGGCGCTGAAGAACATCACAGGCAGCATCGTCGAGATCAACGCGGTGAACGAACGCACCGAACATGCGTCGACCGAGACCAGTGGAGCCTGTCGCGATCTCAAGCGCCTGGCGGGGGAGCTGGAGAACCTGGTGAAGCAGTTCCACGTGTAG
- the nadB gene encoding L-aspartate oxidase, translated as MLKFDVLIIGSGLAGMTLALHLAEHRKVGLVTKRDLLEGSSTYAQGGIAAVLDTGDSVEAHIQDTLVAGAGLCNEDTTRFIVEHSKEAIDWLIELGVPFTKDETHKTGYHLTREGGHSHRRIIHAADATGAAVTSTLGQKIKAHPNITVLEDHIAIDLITSKKLGLDGNRCFGAYALDKQADEVVTLAASHTILASGGAGKVYLYTTNPDTATGDGIAMGWRAGCRVSNMEFIQFHPTCLYHPHTKSFLITEAVRGEGGILRLPDGTRFMPSHDERAELAPRDVVARAIDFEMKRHGLDCVYLDISYKPASFIQEHFPNIYAHCLELGIDITKEPIPVVPAVHFTCGGLVTDLDGHTDVDSLYAVGEVACTGLHGANRLASNSLLECMVIGRAAAAEILNAQPAELPVIPSWDDSRVTDPDEEVVISHNWDELRRAMWDYVGIVRTNKRLERALNRIKLLSEEINEYYSNFHVSNDLIELRNLVQTAELIVRSALLRKESRGLHYSRDYPEMLAEPHDTMLSPSA; from the coding sequence ATGTTGAAGTTTGACGTACTGATTATCGGCAGCGGCCTGGCCGGGATGACGCTGGCGCTACACTTGGCCGAACACCGCAAGGTTGGCCTGGTCACCAAGCGTGACCTTCTTGAAGGCAGCTCGACCTACGCGCAGGGCGGGATCGCCGCCGTACTCGACACCGGCGACTCCGTAGAGGCGCATATCCAGGACACGCTGGTCGCCGGCGCAGGCCTGTGCAATGAAGACACGACGCGCTTCATCGTCGAGCACTCTAAGGAGGCGATCGACTGGCTGATCGAGCTCGGCGTGCCGTTCACCAAGGACGAGACGCACAAGACCGGCTACCACCTGACGCGCGAAGGCGGTCACAGCCACCGGCGCATCATCCATGCGGCCGACGCCACCGGCGCAGCGGTGACCAGCACGCTCGGCCAGAAGATCAAGGCACACCCGAACATCACGGTGCTCGAGGACCACATCGCGATCGACCTGATCACGTCGAAGAAGCTCGGCCTCGATGGCAACCGCTGCTTCGGCGCGTACGCGCTCGACAAGCAGGCCGACGAGGTGGTGACGCTGGCCGCCAGCCATACCATTCTCGCGTCGGGCGGCGCCGGCAAGGTCTATCTGTATACGACCAACCCGGATACCGCGACCGGCGACGGCATCGCGATGGGCTGGCGCGCCGGCTGCCGCGTATCGAACATGGAGTTCATCCAGTTCCACCCGACCTGCCTCTACCACCCGCACACCAAGTCCTTCCTGATCACCGAAGCGGTGCGCGGGGAAGGTGGCATCCTGCGCCTGCCGGATGGCACGCGCTTCATGCCCTCGCACGACGAGCGCGCCGAACTCGCGCCGCGCGACGTGGTCGCACGCGCGATCGACTTCGAGATGAAGCGCCACGGCCTCGACTGCGTCTATCTGGACATCTCTTATAAGCCGGCGAGCTTCATCCAGGAGCACTTCCCGAACATCTACGCGCATTGCCTCGAACTGGGCATCGACATCACCAAGGAGCCGATCCCGGTGGTGCCGGCGGTGCACTTCACCTGCGGCGGCCTGGTGACCGATCTCGACGGCCACACCGACGTCGACAGCCTGTACGCGGTCGGCGAGGTCGCGTGTACCGGCCTGCACGGCGCGAACCGGCTGGCGAGCAACTCGCTGCTGGAATGCATGGTGATCGGCCGCGCCGCCGCCGCCGAGATCCTCAACGCCCAGCCCGCCGAGTTGCCCGTGATCCCGAGCTGGGACGACAGCCGCGTCACCGACCCGGACGAGGAGGTGGTGATCTCGCACAACTGGGACGAGCTGCGCCGCGCGATGTGGGACTACGTCGGCATCGTGCGCACCAACAAACGGCTGGAGCGCGCGCTGAACCGGATCAAGCTCTTGTCCGAGGAGATCAACGAGTACTACAGCAACTTCCACGTCAGCAACGACCTGATCGAACTCAGGAACCTGGTGCAGACCGCCGAACTGATCGTGCGCTCGGCGCTATTGAGGAAGGAAAGCCGTGGCCTGCACTACAGCCGCGACTACCCCGAAATGTTGGCCGAGCCTCACGACACGATGCTGAGCCCGAGCGCGTAA
- a CDS encoding ATP-binding protein, translating to MKPTLEPKRSPRPLWLMSALSLLALLFTLSGLFYLLYRDWVDEQRDGLIQEMLWLEQSLRLQMQSHREWGEGQALDIAEGRLDEEQFRRNVRAFLRENRELAEVQRIGDHGEVRWDGRRVLEKPAKLAGDQYDAVWRASRLLRPAYGEPYRGGAENKVRIDLAVPLVKDGRYQGSVRLTYQLDLLLQQQVPWWIASKYHVGIVDVGGKLLASKSEQAAHPDGVAYQIGFDPPGHGLSLRAVSYRVGIGLTLPVMSGFILFLTLSLAFTVWRIRRHVRERAAAERTLAHEVSFRQAMEDSMKGGLVSLDRAGRIERVNRAFCQLTGYDADALVGLTRPYPFWPADEAVAQEEVFARALVGDVPEQGLELSFLRASGERVEVRLFITPLIGGGTQRGWIASLYDVTEVRRQRIELKAAHERFLAVLNGLDAGVCVTGCDHGELLYANPAFGRLWWRVEPDAGYCPLLPRLAEPGGAPLEFTLDDGRRWFQLQRRRIAWVDGTEAWLDILADVTEAHEREARERAQAERFQTTSRLIAMGEMASSLAHELNQPLTAINTYASGLIRRLPDDGSLPKGTYGAVEAIAEQARRAGQIVNSIRAFIKKHEPQLEWSDPERMVSRAVSLAEPLANKHGVRLTLEPDARPLSLQVDPVLIEQVLINLIKNAVEALVSARTARPHVQVRTHVGAAYWRVEVADNGPGLSDAMQANLFTPFYSTKPEGMGIGLNICRSIVEFHRGEFGVHSTLSGGCVFWFTLPLSRPGPENKTASEDAVE from the coding sequence ATGAAGCCTACCCTCGAACCCAAACGCTCGCCTCGTCCGCTGTGGCTGATGAGCGCGCTGTCGTTGCTCGCGCTGTTGTTCACGCTGTCGGGCCTCTTTTACCTGCTGTACCGCGACTGGGTCGACGAGCAGCGTGACGGGCTGATTCAGGAAATGCTGTGGCTCGAGCAGTCGCTGCGGCTGCAGATGCAGAGTCACCGCGAGTGGGGCGAGGGACAGGCACTCGACATCGCCGAGGGGCGGCTAGACGAGGAGCAGTTCCGGCGCAACGTGCGAGCCTTCCTGCGCGAGAACCGCGAGTTGGCCGAGGTGCAGCGCATCGGCGATCACGGCGAGGTGAGGTGGGACGGCAGGCGTGTGCTGGAAAAACCGGCAAAGCTCGCCGGCGACCAATACGACGCGGTGTGGCGCGCGAGCCGCCTGTTGCGCCCGGCCTACGGCGAACCCTACCGCGGCGGCGCCGAGAACAAGGTGCGCATCGACCTGGCGGTGCCGTTGGTCAAGGACGGCCGCTACCAGGGCAGCGTGCGCCTCACCTATCAGCTCGACCTGCTGCTGCAGCAGCAGGTGCCGTGGTGGATCGCGTCGAAGTACCACGTCGGCATCGTCGACGTCGGCGGAAAGCTCTTGGCGAGCAAGTCCGAGCAAGCGGCGCACCCTGACGGCGTGGCCTACCAGATCGGCTTCGACCCGCCCGGCCACGGTCTGTCCTTGAGGGCCGTCTCGTACCGGGTCGGCATCGGCCTGACCTTGCCGGTGATGAGCGGCTTCATCCTGTTCCTCACGCTGTCGCTCGCGTTCACCGTGTGGCGCATCCGCCGTCACGTGCGCGAGCGCGCCGCGGCAGAGCGCACGCTCGCGCACGAGGTGTCGTTCCGCCAGGCGATGGAAGACAGCATGAAGGGCGGGCTGGTGTCGCTCGACCGCGCCGGGCGCATCGAACGCGTCAACCGGGCGTTCTGCCAGCTGACCGGTTACGACGCCGACGCGCTGGTCGGCCTGACGCGGCCGTACCCGTTCTGGCCGGCCGACGAGGCGGTCGCACAGGAAGAGGTGTTCGCGCGGGCGCTGGTCGGGGACGTGCCCGAACAGGGGCTCGAGCTGTCCTTCCTGCGCGCCAGCGGCGAGCGGGTCGAGGTGCGGCTGTTCATCACGCCGCTGATTGGTGGCGGCACGCAGCGCGGCTGGATCGCGTCGCTGTACGACGTGACCGAGGTGCGGCGCCAGCGCATCGAACTCAAGGCCGCGCACGAGCGCTTTCTCGCAGTACTCAACGGCCTCGACGCCGGCGTATGCGTCACCGGTTGCGACCACGGCGAGCTGCTGTATGCGAACCCGGCGTTCGGTCGCCTGTGGTGGCGCGTCGAGCCCGACGCCGGATATTGCCCGCTGCTGCCAAGGTTGGCCGAGCCCGGCGGCGCGCCGCTCGAGTTCACGCTCGACGACGGCCGGCGCTGGTTTCAGCTGCAGCGTCGCCGCATCGCCTGGGTCGACGGCACCGAGGCGTGGCTCGATATCCTCGCCGACGTGACCGAGGCGCACGAGCGCGAGGCGCGCGAGCGCGCGCAGGCCGAGCGTTTCCAGACCACGTCGCGGCTGATCGCGATGGGGGAGATGGCGTCCAGCCTGGCGCACGAACTCAACCAGCCGCTGACCGCGATCAATACCTACGCGTCGGGCCTGATCCGCCGCTTGCCAGACGATGGCAGCCTGCCCAAAGGCACGTACGGCGCGGTCGAGGCGATCGCCGAGCAGGCGCGGCGCGCCGGCCAGATCGTCAACAGCATCCGCGCCTTCATCAAGAAGCACGAGCCGCAGCTCGAATGGTCGGACCCCGAGCGCATGGTGTCGCGTGCGGTGAGCTTGGCCGAGCCGCTGGCGAACAAGCACGGCGTGCGGCTGACGCTCGAGCCCGACGCGCGGCCGCTGTCGCTGCAGGTCGACCCGGTGCTGATCGAGCAGGTGCTGATCAATCTGATAAAAAACGCGGTCGAGGCGCTGGTGTCGGCGCGTACCGCACGGCCGCACGTGCAGGTGCGGACGCACGTCGGCGCGGCGTACTGGCGCGTCGAGGTCGCCGACAACGGGCCGGGCCTGTCCGACGCGATGCAGGCCAATCTGTTCACGCCGTTCTATTCGACCAAGCCCGAAGGTATGGGCATCGGCCTCAACATCTGCCGCTCGATCGTCGAGTTCCACCGCGGCGAGTTCGGCGTGCACAGCACGCTGTCGGGCGGCTGCGTGTTCTGGTTCACGCTGCCCTTGTCGCGCCCCGGCCCGGAAAACAAAACGGCGTCCGAAGACGCCGTCGAATGA